GATAAGATTGACGCGGCCCGGAGCTTTGATAGTGATGTTAGGTTCATGGCTAAATTGTTGGCGGAAAATGGCCTGGGTATGCTGTTTTAAACTCATTATTTGACTCCAGCTTCTCGATAATGGACATCACTTACTGCCCGCAGGTGTTCAGCCGCCTGTTCCGCAGTAAGGTCTCGCTGGGTTTCGGCCAGCATTTCATAACCCACCATAAATTTACGGACAGATGCAGAGCGCAGTAATGGCGGATAAAAATGTGCATGTAACTGCCAGTGTGTATTGGCAGCGGTTTTATCAGCACCATGATCGGTTTTATCGGTGCCATAGGTTTTATCGGTGCCATAAATGTTATAAGGCGCGCCGTGCCATCCCATTGAATAAGGGAAAGAACATGAGAACAAATTGTCGTAGCGGCTGGTCAGTTTTTTCAGTGCAATAGCCAGGTCGTGGCGTTGTTCATCCGATAAGTCTTCTAAGCGCAGAACATGGGCTTTGGGCAGCAGTAAGGTTTCAAATGGCCACGCCGCCCAGTAGGGCACCACGGCTAGCCAGTGCTCAGTTTCAACCACTGTTCTGCTGCCATCACGCTGCTCACGTTCGGCATAATCGAGTAGCATCGGCGATTGATGTTGTTGAAAATATTGCTGTTGCAGGCGGTCTTCCCGCGCGGCTTCATTGGGCAGGAAGCTATTAGCCCAAATTTGCCCATGCGGATGGGGGTTTGAGCAGCCCATAGCCGCGCCTTTATTCTCAAATACTTGTACCCAAGGGTATGTCTTACCCAATTCGGCACTTTGCTGTTGCCAGGTCTGGATGACATCTTCCAGCGCTGCCAGTGTTAGCTGCGGCAATGTCTTACTGTGATCTG
The sequence above is drawn from the Yersinia enterocolitica subsp. enterocolitica genome and encodes:
- the galT gene encoding galactose-1-phosphate uridylyltransferase, coding for MTDFNPVDHPHRRYNPLSDQWVLVSPHRAKRPWQGQQESPSTESLPTHDADCFLCPGNTRVTGDVNPDYRSTYVFTNDFAALMPDTPDAPQSDDPLMRSQSARGTSRVICFSPDHSKTLPQLTLAALEDVIQTWQQQSAELGKTYPWVQVFENKGAAMGCSNPHPHGQIWANSFLPNEAAREDRLQQQYFQQHQSPMLLDYAEREQRDGSRTVVETEHWLAVVPYWAAWPFETLLLPKAHVLRLEDLSDEQRHDLAIALKKLTSRYDNLFSCSFPYSMGWHGAPYNIYGTDKTYGTDKTDHGADKTAANTHWQLHAHFYPPLLRSASVRKFMVGYEMLAETQRDLTAEQAAEHLRAVSDVHYREAGVK